The Geodermatophilaceae bacterium NBWT11 genome has a segment encoding these proteins:
- a CDS encoding amidase produces MDANLATDPVGGSAQLVGLPATELAARVRRGELSAVEVVRAHLAHIGAVEARVGAFRVVRTEAALAEAAAVDAHPDRARLPLAGVPVAVKDNVAVAGETLTDGSRAHRPLPQTVDHPVVARLRAAGAVVVGISRVPELCLYAATDGPGTVSRNPWDTARSPAGSSGGSAAAVASGGVPLAHGNDGMGSLRLPAAACGLVSLKPGRGVVPAGLGADDWSGMAENGALATTVADLAVAHAVLADGVPAEPRDGDSTPLTIAVSTRSPLPGVRLDAEGRAAVEATVAGLRELGHTVVRKDPPVPLGVALGTVARWLAGADADAEALGLDRHAMEPRSRTHARLGRLVRRARLVRPGTAEGFRTRMTGWFAGSAATADPGVDLLLTPVTTGPPLAARPWHERGFLANVTANARWAPWTSAWNTAGLPALVLPVGHRAGGLPTAVQFVGPPGAETRLLWLAAELERQRPWRRYAPVFDPTAHGADPVVAGTTPSTTG; encoded by the coding sequence ATGGACGCCAACCTAGCCACGGACCCGGTCGGCGGCTCGGCGCAGCTGGTCGGCCTGCCCGCCACGGAGCTCGCGGCGCGGGTCCGGCGGGGCGAGCTGAGCGCCGTCGAGGTCGTCCGCGCCCACCTGGCCCACATCGGCGCCGTGGAGGCCCGGGTGGGTGCCTTCCGGGTGGTCCGCACCGAGGCCGCGCTGGCCGAGGCGGCCGCCGTGGACGCCCACCCCGACCGTGCTCGGCTGCCGCTGGCCGGCGTCCCGGTCGCGGTCAAGGACAACGTGGCGGTGGCGGGGGAGACCCTCACCGACGGGTCCCGGGCCCACCGCCCGCTCCCGCAGACCGTCGACCACCCGGTCGTCGCCCGGCTGCGGGCGGCCGGCGCCGTGGTCGTCGGCATCTCCCGGGTGCCCGAGCTCTGCCTCTACGCCGCCACCGACGGCCCGGGCACGGTCAGCCGCAACCCCTGGGACACCGCGCGCTCCCCGGCCGGTTCCTCCGGCGGCAGCGCCGCGGCGGTCGCCTCCGGCGGGGTGCCGCTGGCGCACGGCAACGACGGCATGGGGTCGCTCCGGTTGCCGGCCGCCGCCTGCGGGCTGGTCTCGCTCAAGCCGGGTCGCGGGGTGGTGCCCGCCGGCCTGGGCGCCGACGACTGGTCCGGGATGGCGGAGAACGGTGCGCTGGCCACCACGGTCGCCGACCTCGCGGTCGCGCACGCCGTGCTGGCCGACGGGGTGCCCGCCGAGCCACGCGACGGCGACTCGACCCCGCTGACCATCGCGGTGTCCACCCGGTCGCCGCTCCCGGGGGTGCGGCTGGACGCCGAGGGACGCGCCGCGGTGGAGGCCACCGTCGCCGGGCTGCGCGAGCTCGGGCACACCGTGGTCCGGAAGGACCCTCCGGTGCCGCTGGGTGTGGCGTTGGGCACGGTCGCCCGCTGGCTCGCCGGTGCCGACGCCGACGCCGAGGCGCTGGGCCTCGACCGGCACGCGATGGAGCCGCGCAGCCGCACGCACGCCCGGCTGGGGCGGCTGGTCCGCAGGGCCCGGCTGGTCCGACCGGGCACCGCGGAGGGTTTCCGCACCCGGATGACCGGCTGGTTCGCCGGGTCCGCGGCCACCGCCGACCCGGGCGTCGACCTGCTGCTCACCCCGGTCACCACCGGGCCCCCGCTGGCCGCCCGCCCCTGGCACGAGCGGGGGTTCCTCGCCAACGTGACGGCCAACGCCCGGTGGGCCCCGTGGACCTCGGCGTGGAACACCGCGGGCCTCCCGGCGTTGGTCCTCCCCGTCGGCCACCGGGCCGGCGGACTGCCCACCGCGGTCCAGTTCGTCGGGCCCCCAGGGGCCGAGACCCGACTACTCTGGCTGGCTGCGGAGCTCGAACGCCAGCGCCCTTGGCGCAGGTACGCCCCCGTCTTCGACCCCACTGCCCACGGCGCCGACCCGGTCGTCGCCGGCACCACCCCGAGCACCACCGGCTGA
- a CDS encoding MBL fold metallo-hydrolase — translation MSADSSGYTGDVEVGGPPATRVLPGLTIAKLAVSEMANNAYLLTDEATGDSVLVDAAADPAALQAFIGDARVTAVVTTHGHWDHHRALPEVVAASGAVTMAHPADAADLPVPVTHPVEHGDTVAVGDQVLEVVHLRGHTPGSVALVWRGGEGAGTHVFTGDSLFPGGVGNTQQDPERFAQLVDDVEERLFGTLPDDTWVYPGHGSDTTIGAERPHLAEWRARGW, via the coding sequence ATGAGCGCGGACAGCAGCGGGTACACCGGCGACGTCGAGGTGGGCGGGCCCCCCGCGACCCGGGTCCTGCCGGGGCTGACGATCGCCAAGCTGGCGGTCAGCGAGATGGCCAACAACGCCTACCTGCTCACCGACGAGGCGACCGGCGACTCGGTGCTGGTCGACGCGGCCGCCGACCCCGCGGCGCTCCAGGCGTTCATCGGCGACGCGCGGGTCACCGCCGTCGTCACCACGCACGGGCACTGGGACCACCACCGGGCGCTGCCCGAGGTGGTCGCGGCCAGCGGCGCCGTGACGATGGCGCACCCGGCCGACGCCGCCGACCTGCCGGTCCCGGTGACCCACCCGGTCGAGCACGGCGACACCGTCGCCGTGGGCGACCAGGTGCTGGAGGTCGTGCACCTGCGGGGGCACACCCCCGGGTCGGTCGCCCTGGTCTGGCGGGGCGGCGAGGGTGCCGGCACGCACGTGTTCACCGGCGACAGCCTCTTCCCCGGCGGTGTGGGCAACACCCAGCAGGACCCCGAGCGCTTCGCCCAGCTCGTCGACGACGTCGAGGAGCGGCTGTTCGGCACGCTCCCCGACGACACCTGGGTCTACCCGGGGCACGGCTCGGACACCACCATCGGCGCCGAGCGCCCGCACCTCGCGGAGTGGCGCGCCCGCGGCTGGTGA
- a CDS encoding glucose-6-phosphate isomerase has translation MAAASHDPTTTAAWSALQAHRDAQSPDLRGWFADDPGRAERLTLDVADLHVDLSKNLVIDETLGLLRELAEQTGVLDRLQATFAGEHVNVTEDRAVLHTALRRPEGMQPPLVVDGQDVDTDVHAELAKVYAFARKVRSGEWTGVTGQPIATVVNIGIGGSDLGPVMVYEALKASVQDGLECRFVSNIDPTDLAETTKDLDPATTLFVVASKTFGTLETLTNARLARQWLWDGLAVPDSDDERRSAVAKHFVAVSTALEKVADFGIDTDNAFGFWDWVGGRYSVDSAIGTSVVVAIGPERFAEFLAGFHAVDEHVRTTPLERNVPLLMGLLNVWYVNFLGSQTHAVLPYSQYLHRFPAYLQQLTMESNGKSVRWDGEAVTTDTGEVFWGEPGTNGQHAFYQLIHQGTRLIPADFIAFATPEHPLVDGDADVHALFLANFFAQTKALAFGKTAEEVRAEGTAEDVVAARVFSGNRPTTSIMAAALTPSVLGQLIALYEHVTFTQGAVWGIDSFDQWGVELGKQLALQIAPALTGDDEALQAQDSSTKALIGWYRQHRA, from the coding sequence GTGGCTGCCGCCTCGCACGACCCGACCACGACCGCCGCCTGGTCGGCCCTGCAGGCCCACCGGGACGCGCAGAGCCCCGATCTGCGCGGCTGGTTCGCCGACGACCCGGGCCGCGCCGAGCGGCTCACCCTGGACGTCGCCGACCTGCACGTCGACCTCTCCAAGAACCTGGTCATCGACGAGACCCTGGGCCTCCTCCGTGAGCTCGCCGAGCAGACCGGCGTGCTGGACCGGCTGCAGGCGACCTTCGCCGGTGAGCACGTGAACGTGACCGAGGACCGCGCGGTGCTGCACACCGCGCTGCGCCGTCCCGAGGGCATGCAGCCCCCGTTGGTCGTCGACGGCCAGGACGTCGACACCGACGTGCACGCCGAGCTCGCCAAGGTCTACGCGTTCGCCCGCAAGGTCCGCTCCGGGGAGTGGACCGGGGTCACGGGGCAGCCGATCGCCACCGTGGTGAACATCGGCATCGGGGGCTCGGACCTCGGCCCGGTGATGGTCTACGAGGCGCTCAAGGCGTCCGTGCAGGACGGGCTGGAGTGCCGGTTCGTCTCCAACATCGACCCCACCGACCTGGCCGAGACGACCAAGGACCTCGACCCCGCCACGACGCTGTTCGTCGTCGCGTCCAAGACCTTCGGCACCCTGGAGACCCTCACCAACGCCCGGCTGGCGCGCCAGTGGCTGTGGGACGGCCTCGCGGTCCCGGACTCCGACGACGAGCGCCGGTCCGCCGTCGCGAAGCACTTCGTCGCGGTCTCCACCGCACTGGAGAAGGTGGCCGACTTCGGGATCGACACCGACAACGCGTTCGGGTTCTGGGACTGGGTCGGCGGCCGGTACTCGGTGGACTCCGCCATCGGCACCTCGGTGGTCGTCGCGATCGGCCCCGAGCGGTTCGCCGAGTTCCTGGCCGGCTTCCACGCCGTCGACGAGCACGTCCGGACGACGCCGCTGGAGCGCAACGTGCCCCTGCTCATGGGGCTGCTCAACGTCTGGTACGTCAACTTCCTGGGGTCCCAGACCCACGCCGTGCTGCCCTACAGCCAGTACCTGCACCGGTTCCCGGCCTACCTGCAGCAGCTGACGATGGAGTCCAACGGCAAGTCCGTGCGCTGGGACGGCGAGGCGGTCACCACCGACACCGGCGAGGTGTTCTGGGGCGAGCCCGGCACCAACGGCCAGCACGCGTTCTACCAGCTGATCCACCAGGGCACCCGGCTGATCCCGGCCGACTTCATCGCCTTCGCCACCCCCGAGCACCCGCTGGTCGACGGCGACGCCGACGTGCACGCCCTCTTCCTGGCCAACTTCTTCGCCCAGACCAAGGCGCTGGCCTTCGGCAAGACCGCCGAGGAGGTCCGGGCCGAGGGCACGGCCGAGGACGTCGTCGCGGCCCGGGTGTTCTCCGGCAACCGGCCGACGACCTCGATCATGGCCGCGGCGCTGACCCCGTCGGTGCTGGGCCAGCTCATCGCGCTCTACGAGCACGTCACCTTCACCCAGGGCGCGGTCTGGGGGATCGACAGCTTCGACCAGTGGGGCGTGGAGCTGGGCAAGCAGCTCGCGCTGCAGATCGCCCCGGCGCTCACCGGGGACGACGAGGCCCTGCAGGCGCAGGACTCCTCCACGAAGGCGCTGATCGGCTGGTACCGGCAGCACCGGGCCTGA
- a CDS encoding two pore domain potassium channel family protein, which yields MSRFVNGLIACANRTPLAIGVYLTSVLASALGVSRVEGWGFGDSVWWAFTTTTTVGYGDLSPATVPGRVIAVVTMFAGIIGIGVIVGRIAAVVIRTHDDFTHEEQEELAADVDEQLRLLRQIQRDLRTATGARGTATGSSRSRG from the coding sequence ATGAGCAGGTTCGTGAACGGGCTGATCGCCTGCGCCAACCGCACGCCGCTGGCGATCGGGGTCTACCTGACCTCGGTGCTCGCCTCCGCGCTCGGGGTGAGCCGGGTGGAGGGCTGGGGCTTCGGGGACTCGGTGTGGTGGGCCTTCACCACCACCACGACGGTGGGGTACGGCGACCTCTCCCCGGCCACGGTGCCGGGCCGGGTCATCGCCGTGGTGACGATGTTCGCCGGGATCATCGGGATCGGCGTCATCGTCGGCCGGATCGCCGCGGTCGTGATCCGCACGCACGACGACTTCACCCACGAGGAGCAAGAGGAGCTCGCCGCCGACGTCGACGAGCAGCTCCGGCTGCTGCGGCAGATCCAGCGCGACCTCCGCACGGCCACCGGCGCCCGCGGGACGGCCACCGGCTCCAGCCGCTCGCGCGGCTGA
- a CDS encoding polyamine aminopropyltransferase, protein MTVAVLERETVRPVRWYRPLLLAAVAVCAACGLVYELVLLTLSASLAGGGITQTSLIVAGFVAALGVGALLVKPLLGHAAATFVAVEILLGVVGGLSAVTLYVTFSFYGASGAVLVLGTAVIGVLVGAEVPLLMTLLQRDADGVDAEGSGRLLADLNAADYAGALLGGLAWPFLLLPLAGQVRGAALTGLVNLVAAAVVASVLLRHQLTPRARRTATGALLAAATLLGALLWQAEDIEVGARQRLYDDPVVAAERSQYQDVVVTQRGDDVRLYLDGDLQFSSVDEHRYTESLVHPVLARDPRRVLVLGGGDGLAAREVLRAPSVEEVVQVELDPAVLELARTRLAGLNAHALDDPRVQVVVEDAFSWLREAPGEPFDAVVVDMPDPDTPALGRLYSTEFYGLVGSVLAPGALVTVQAGSPYSTPTAYWRTVSTVDSAGLTGTPFHVDVPSFGDWGFVLAQAGDVAPELALSDRLPPTRFLDAAVLEAAGVFPADRAPQRLEPSTLDRPRIVEDMRQGYQG, encoded by the coding sequence GGAGACGGTCCGGCCGGTGCGCTGGTACCGGCCCCTGCTGCTGGCCGCCGTCGCCGTCTGTGCCGCCTGCGGGCTGGTCTACGAGCTCGTCCTGCTCACCCTGTCGGCCAGCCTGGCCGGGGGCGGGATCACCCAGACCTCGCTGATCGTGGCCGGGTTCGTGGCCGCGCTCGGGGTGGGTGCGCTGCTGGTCAAGCCGTTGCTGGGGCACGCCGCGGCGACCTTCGTGGCCGTGGAGATCCTGCTGGGCGTGGTCGGCGGGCTGTCCGCCGTCACCCTCTACGTGACGTTCAGCTTCTACGGGGCCAGCGGTGCGGTGCTCGTCCTGGGCACCGCGGTCATCGGCGTGCTCGTCGGCGCCGAGGTGCCGCTGCTGATGACCCTGCTCCAGCGCGACGCCGACGGGGTGGACGCCGAGGGCAGCGGACGCCTGCTGGCCGACCTCAACGCCGCCGACTACGCCGGGGCGCTGCTCGGCGGCCTGGCCTGGCCGTTCCTGCTGCTGCCGCTGGCCGGACAGGTGCGCGGGGCGGCGCTCACCGGACTGGTCAACCTCGTCGCGGCCGCCGTCGTCGCCTCCGTGCTCCTGCGCCACCAGCTCACCCCCCGGGCCCGCCGGACGGCGACCGGGGCCCTGCTCGCGGCGGCCACCCTGCTCGGCGCGCTCCTCTGGCAGGCCGAGGACATCGAGGTCGGCGCACGACAGCGGTTGTACGACGACCCGGTGGTCGCCGCCGAGCGCTCCCAGTACCAGGACGTCGTGGTCACCCAGCGCGGCGACGACGTCCGGCTCTACCTGGACGGCGACCTGCAGTTCTCCAGCGTCGACGAGCACCGGTACACCGAGTCCCTGGTGCACCCGGTGCTGGCCCGCGACCCGCGGCGGGTGCTGGTCCTGGGCGGTGGGGACGGACTGGCCGCCCGTGAGGTGCTGCGGGCGCCCTCGGTCGAGGAGGTCGTGCAGGTCGAGCTGGACCCCGCCGTCCTGGAGCTGGCCCGCACCCGGCTGGCCGGCCTCAACGCCCACGCGCTGGACGACCCGCGGGTGCAGGTCGTGGTCGAGGACGCCTTCAGCTGGTTGCGCGAGGCTCCGGGGGAGCCCTTCGACGCCGTCGTCGTCGACATGCCCGACCCCGACACCCCGGCGCTCGGGCGGCTGTACTCGACCGAGTTCTACGGCCTGGTCGGCAGCGTCCTGGCCCCGGGCGCGCTGGTGACCGTGCAGGCCGGCAGCCCGTACTCCACCCCGACGGCCTACTGGCGGACGGTGAGCACCGTGGACAGCGCCGGGCTGACCGGCACCCCGTTCCACGTCGACGTCCCCAGCTTCGGCGACTGGGGCTTCGTGCTCGCCCAGGCCGGGGACGTCGCGCCGGAGCTGGCGCTGTCGGACCGGCTCCCGCCGACCCGCTTCCTCGACGCCGCCGTGCTGGAGGCCGCCGGGGTCTTCCCCGCCGACCGGGCGCCGCAGCGACTGGAGCCCAGCACGCTGGACCGACCCCGGATCGTCGAGGACATGCGGCAGGGCTACCAGGGATGA